The sequence GCCAGATGGCCCAGCAGCGAAAACTGATTTGCAAGTGGGCGACATCATTCTCAGCGTGAATAACAAACCGGCGACATCCGTGATTGAAACTATGGATCAGGTCGCAGAAATCCGCCCTGGTACCACCATTCCTGTTTTACTTCTGCGTAACGGTCAGCAAATGACGACGCAAATCACCATCACGGAATTAGATCAAAATGCGGTGCTGAGCCAGCAAGCGACGCAACAGCCCTGATTTTTAGTTAAAAAAATGCCAGCCCGGAACAACAGGCTGGCATTTTTATTGGTCTGATTTAGCGGCAGTTTATTCGCCTTTCACACGCTCAATTTTGGCACCCAGTGCACGCAATTTATCTTCGATACGCTCATAGCCACGGTCGATATGATAAATACGATCAACAATAGTGACCCCATCTGCGATACAGCCCGCCAATACCAAACTGGCAGAAGCACGGAGATCGGTTGCCATCACCTGAGCACCGGAGAGCTGCTCAACGCCATAACAAATCACGGTATTGCTCTCGATTTCAGCATGTGCGCCCATGCGAATCAGCTCAGGCACGTGCATGAAACGGTTCTCGAAAATGGTTTCGGTGATAACACCCGTCCCTTCCGCCACCAAGTTCAATAAGCTGAATTGAGCCTGCATATCCGTTGGGAAACCTGGGTGTGGCGCAGTGCGGATCGTCACCGCTTTAGGCCGCTGTCCATGCATGTCGAGGCTGATCCAATCATCACCGACTTCAATATCAGCACCCGCTTCGCGTAGCTTAGCCAATACCGCATCCAGCGTATCAGGACGGGTCTGACGACAAACCACTTTACCGCCAGAGATTGCCGCAGCAACCAAGAAAGTTCCGGTTTCAATGCGGTCAGGCAGCACACGATAGACACCACCGCCCAAGCGTGCAACGCCTTCGATGGTAATACGGTCACTGCCTGCGCCGCTGATTTTAGCGCCCAGTGTATTCAGGAAATTCGCGGTATCGACAATTTCTGGCTCACGGGCTGCGTTCTCAATCACCGTGGTGCCTTCTGCCAAAGTTGCGGCACTCATAATGGTCACTGTTGCGCCAACGCTAACTTTGTCCATCACAATATGCGCGCCTTTCAGGCGACCATTGACCGAGGCTTTTACGTAGCCCTCTTCCAGCTTAATTTCAGCACCCAGTTGCTCTAAACCGGTGATATGCAAATCAACTGGACGCGCACCAATCGCGCAGCCGCCGGGCAAAGAGACCTGCCCTTTACCAAAGCGAGCCACCAGTGGCCCCAGCGCCCAGATAGAAGCACGCATGGTTTTGACTAAATCATAAGGTGCGCAAAACTCATTCACATCACGCGCGTCAACAAAAACCGAACCCGAGCTGTCGCGTTCAATTTTGGTGCCCAATTGGCCAAGCAGCTTAATCGTGGTATCAATGTCTTTTAGCTTTGGGACATTTTGCAGTTCTACCGGTTCTTCAGCCAACAACGCAGCAAACAATATTGGCAATGCGGCATTTTTCGCTCCGGAAATAGTGACTTCACCGCTTAGGCGAGTCCGCCCCTGCACACGAAATTTATCCATTGTGACCACTCTCTGTTGTCAAATTCGAATTCACTGCCCGCCTTAGCACTGTTTGCGATCGCACTAAACAGCCCACCAGCCAGCAGTATTAAAAGCCGTTTAGCTTGCGATCCCGTTGCCACTCTTGCGGCGTATAAGCCTTAATCGACAAGGCATGAATACGGTTATCAGCAATATATTCCATCAAAGGCGCGTACACAGCCTGCTGTTTTTTCACTCGGCTCATGTCAGCAAATAATTCGCCGACCGCAATCACCTGAAAGTGGCTGCCATCACCGGTAACATGTGCTTCTTGCAGTGCCAATGCTCGCATCAGCACTTCTTTAATTTCGTTAGTATCCATAAGATTCTTTCTATTTTATGAGGAGCATAATTTTAAGAGGAGCATAGCCAGCCAAACATATTAGTGGAATACGGCGAGCTCCGAAACTAAAGAAAAGCCCCTGACTAATAATTATGTTCAGGGGCTTAAAAACGTTAGTTTTTTGTTTTGGAAGTAGGCGACACAAAACTCGCCGACTGAATTCCACTTGCTACATTCTGCTAGCTAGGTGCTGGCCGTTTCTACCGGGATGATATCCCGCAGGTTGTACAGCTCAATCAGGGTCGATAACCGATCACTGACACCGATAATGGTGAGTGAGACCCCCTGCTGGCTTCGCAGTTCACGAAAGTGCACCAGTAATGCCAAACCGGATGAGTCGACGCGCTGCAATTGACTGACATCAATATGGGTTTTATCCGCCAGTAATGCCTCGCGCTGCTGCCAAAGGGGCAACAGCGTTTCACGATCCAACTCACCTTGCAGTACCAGCGTTTCCTGCTGGGATTGCCAGCTCAGTTCATTTGCCATCATTATTGCTTATCTAAAGTAATCGGCTGTTTCGCCGCCATCAGCAGCTGTTGAGTCAAACCATCAACCCCTTTCTGACGCAGGATAGAAGCCCACTCATTTTGCTTGGTGCTGATCATGCTAACCCCTTCGGCTATCATGTCATACGCCTGCCAGTTGCCGGTTTGGCTATTTTTACGCCATTGGAAATCTAAGCGCACGGGAGGGCGACCATTGGGATCAAGGATAGTCACACGGATAGCCACGATATTGGCATCACCCAGCGGTTGGTCTGGTGCAACGTCGTAAGTTTGGCCATGGTACAACGCCAGTGCCTGACCGTAAGCCTGTTCCAGATATTGACCGAATGCATTGAAGTAAGCTTCACGTTGCGCCGGAGTGGCCGCTTTATAGTAGCTACCCAGTACCAGTGCCCCGGCATATTTGATCTGAACAAATGGCAGCAGCTCTTCACGCACGATGGTGCGTAAATAGTCTGGGTTTTGTTTGATCTTAGGTTGTTCAGTTTTCAGACGCGTGAAAGTTCTTTGCGCCGCTTCATCCATCAGACGGTACGGGTTGGTTTGATCGACAGCATTCGCCAGTGGGGCAACCACCAGCAATGCGACCATAAGTAAACGTTTAAACATTCAGATTCCCTTTTATGGATGTTGAGTTGCAGGCGAGCTACCATTCGCTGTCGGTGTGGGTGCGCCAGCCGATGTTGTTGCACCAGCCGATGTTGTTGCACCAGCCGATATAGGTGCTCCAGTCGTTGGCGCTACGGAATCACTCGCTGGCGCACCAGAATTACCATCCCCGCCACTTTTGTACAAGAACTGGCCGATAAGATCTTCCAGAACCAGAGCTGATTTGGTGTCTTGAATAACACCACCATCTTTCAAAATACTGGTGCCCATATCGGGATCTTCGAAACCGACATTCAGCGCCAAGAACTGCTCACCGAGCAAGCCGGAAGTGCGGACGGCCAGTGAACTGGTGTCTGGGATATGGTTATAGCGCTGCTGAATATCTATCGCCACACGCGGGCTGTAATTTTGAGTATCTAACGTAATATAGGCCACCCGCCCCACCACTACGCCGCCAATCTTGACTGGCGAATTGGTTTTCAAGCCGCCAATATTGTCAAAATTTGCGTAAATCCGGTAAGTCGGCTGATTGCCTACGGATTTAATGTCTGCCACTTGCAAGCAGAGGAATATGACCGCCAGTATAGCAATCAGTATAAACGCGCCTACCCAGACTTCACTTCTCTTCGTTTGCATCGACTCAGTTCCCAAACATCAGTGCTGTCAGCACAAAATCTAATCCCAATACCGCCAGCGACGAGTGCACTACGGTACGGGTCGTTGCCCGGCTGATCCCTTCAGATGTTGGGATCGCATCATAACCATTGAACAGCGCAATCCAGGTCACGGTAATGGCAAATACCAGACTCTTAATCAGGCAATTCAGTAAATCTGTCCGCCACTCAACCGCATTCTGCATCGCCGACCAGAAGAAACCGCCGTCGATCCCTTTCCAGTCAACACCGACCACAGAGCCGCCCCAAATACCCACGGCAACAAAAATCGCGGTCAATAATGGCATACTGATCAGACCCGCCCAGAATCGAGGCGCGACCACCCGTCGCAGTGGATCAATCGCCATCATCTCCAGACTGGAAATCTGTTCCGTGGCTTTCATCAGGCCAATCTCAGCGGTCAAGGCAGAACCTGCGCGACCCGCGAACAGTAGCGCGGTTACCACTGGCCCCAGTTCACGGAGCAGTGACAGTGACACCATCATGCCGAGGCTAGCTTCCGCGCTGTAAGTGGTCAGGATCAAAAAGCCCTGCAACCCCAGAACCATGCCGATAAATAGGCCGGAAACCACAATAATCAGTAGCGATTGTACCCCGACGCTATACAGCTGTTTGACCAATAGTGGCCATTGTTTTCGCGGTTCAGGCCGCCCAACAAGGGCATTGAACAGCATTAAACCTGCGCGACCAAAGGAGGCGCAGACATTAATGCCTCGGCGACCTAAAGACGCTAATGCCTGTACTAACATGAATACTCCATCAACCTAATAGCTCGGTTTTATAATCCCCAGCAGGGAAACGGAAAGGCACCGGTCCGTCGGCAATACCATCGAGGAACTGGCGCACCCGCATATCGTCATTGGCTTGCAACTGTTCAGGTGTTCCTTCGGCAATAACATGCTGATCTGCAACGATATAGGCATAATCAGCAATGCTAAGCACTTCGGGCACATCATGGGAGACCACCACACAAGTGACACCCAGTGCATGATTCAGCTCATCAATCAGTTTGACCAGTACCCCCATGGTAATCGGATCCTGACCCACAAACGGCTCATCAAACATAATCAATTCAGGATCGAGAGCAATCGCCCGTGCCAATGCCGCACGGCGTGCCATACCGCCGGAAAGCTCTGCGGGCATCAAATTAGCCGCGCCGCGCAACCCCACCGCCTCTAGCTTCATCATCACCGTGCTGTGCAGCAGCTCTTCCGGCAAACGGCTATGTTCGCGCAGGGGAAAAGCCACATTTTCGAATACGGTTAAATCAGTAAATAGCGCGCCAGATTGAAATAACATGCTCATTTTTTTGCGCACATCATACAAACGCTGGCGTGAAAGCGCCGGAATATTATCACCATCAAACCAAATTTCACCGGCATCCGGTGCCAATTGCCCACCAATCAGGCGCAACAATGTGGTTTTACCAATACCAGAAGGCCCCATAATCGCCGTCACTTTGCCGCGCGGGACCGTCATATTGATATCGGCGAATATCGGACGCTCACCACGGGTAAAACTCATCCCATGGATCTCTATCAAATTCGACGCCTTTTGCTTCATTATCATTCGTCCCTTGAGCCTTTTATTACTCACCCAGCCGCCAATGCTACATCAAATGGCAGTAACGAGCGCAACTGGGAAGTAGTTTGGCAATTTATTACTGCTTTTTCGTCGCCAAAGTTGCCATAAGTTTTACTTTTCTGGCTCTCACAGTCAAAATTAGAGCCTAAGCAAAAATAAGCGTAAAAACGTATTGTCAGCCATTTTTTGCCAACGGGCTATCAGTTACCAACAGGCTATCTGTTACCAGCAGCCAATGGATCGGGATTATACCTAATAAAGGACTCTGCATGTTTCTTGCGATAACACTGTTAATCATTGGTTTGGTTTTATTAGTGTATGGCGCTGATCGATTAGTTTACGGCGCGGCCGTGTTATCCCGTTCTTTCGGTGTTCCGCCGCTCATTATCGGGATGACCATTGTAGGGATCGGCACATCGCTGCCAGAGTTGATTGTATCGGTGACGGCGGCACTTAATAACCAGACCGATATGGCGGTCGGCAATGTGCTTGGCTCCAATATTACCAATCTGTTGCTGATTGTGGGGGGCGCGGCCCTAATACGCCCATTGACCGTGCGCTCAGAGATTCTGCGCCGTGAGTTACCCTTAATGTTGGTGGTCACGGTGCTGTGTGGCTTTCTGCTGGCCGATAACCATCTCAGCCGTGGGGATGGGATTATTTTGCTGCTGGCAGCGGTGGCATTTATTGTCCTGATGCTAAAAATTGCGCGATTGGCCCATGCCGAGGGCAATGACATTCTGACTCGCGAACAGTTGGCTGAATTACCGCAGGACAGCAGCACGACCGTGGCCTTATTGTGGTTGGTACTGGCCTTCATTATTTTACCACTGTCGGCCAAAATGATTATCGATAACGCGACGGTCATTGCCCGCGTCGCTGGCGTCAGTGAACTGGTCATTGGTTTGACCGTGATTGCCATTGGCACCAGTTTGCCTGAATTGGCCACTTTCATCGCCGGCGCGCTGAAAGGGGAAGATGATATGGCGGTCGGCAATATCATCGGATCGAACATTTTTAATATTGTGATTGTCTTAGGTGTACCTGCACTGCTCTCCCCTGGTGATATTAATCCTGACGCTTTCCAGCGCGATTATTGGGTGATGCTCGGTGTCAGCGTGATATTCACGATTCTTTGTCTCGGCCGTAAACATCGAATCGGCCATCTGGCGGGCGCTCTGTTATTATGTGGGTTTATCGCTTACCTTGCGGTGCTGTTCTTCGCCCCTTTTAGTGTGGCGTGACATAAAACAGTGCTGCGCACAGGAACCAAGTATGTCTTCTTTTGATTCGCAACCAAGAATGGATTTTCAGCAGGCGGGTAAACAGGTATTGCACATTGAGCGCGAAGGACTGGCACAACTCGATCAATACATTAATGACGATTTTTCCAGCGCCTGCGAAGCGATATTTAACTGCCATGGCAAAGTGGTAGTGATGGGGATGGGTAAGTCGGGGCATATTGGCTGCAAAATTGCCGCGACCTTTGCCAGTACAGGGACGCCCGCCTTTTCTGTCCACCCTGCGGAAGCCAGTCATGGTGACCTCGGCATGGTCACGCCACAAGATATCGTTCTGGCTATCTCCAACTCAGGTGAATCCAACGAAATTCTGGCGTTGATCCCCGTGCTCAAGCGTCAGAAAATCAAGCTCATCTGCATGAGCAACAACCCTGAAAGCACCATGGGTAAAGCGGCTGATATTCATTTATGCATTAAAGTGCCGCAAGAAGCTTGCCCACTGGGGCTGGCCCCGACCACCAGTACCACTGCCACCTTGGTCATGGGCGACGCCCTCGCCGTGGCCTTGCTGAAAGCGCGTGGATTCACCCAAGAAGATTTTGCCCTCTCCCATCCGGGCGGAGCACTTGGGCGCAAGTTGCTGTTGCGGATCAGCGATATCATGCACACTGGCGCAGAGATCCCGCACGTCAGCCCTGATGCGTCATTGCGTGATGCCTTACTGGAGATTACTCGGAAGAATCTGGGTTTAACTGTAATCTGTGACGATCTCATGATGATTAAGGGTATCTTTACCGACGGTGACTTGCGCCGGGTATTTGATATGGGCATTGATTTGAATCATGCAAAAATCGCAGACGTGATGACCAGCGGCGGTATTCGGGTTCGTCCGACCATGTTGGCGGTGGATGCGCTCAACCTGATGGAGTCACGTCATATTACGGCGGTGTTAGTGGCTGACGGTGAGCAACTGCTCGGCGTGGTGCATATGCACGACATGCTAAGAGCCGGTGTCGTTTAACAAAGGATAAATTATGAACAGCACCGTCTATCTGGATACATGCTATGGCCCTGTCGCCGACAGCGTCATACAACGCGCGGCAAACATTCGTCTGCTCATTTGTGATGTGGATGGCGTGATGTCCGACGGCCTGATTTATATGGGTAATCAGGGGGAAGAGCTGAAGGCATTCAACGTGCGTGATGGCTATGGTATCCGCTGCCTGATAACCTCCGGTATTGAAGTGGCGATTATTACGGGCCGCTGCGCTAAATTACTGGAAGACCGCGCCAACACCTTGGGCATTACCCACCTTTATCAAGGGCAATCTGATAAGCTGGTGGCTTACCACGAATTGTTGCTAGCATTAAACTGCCAGCCGGAACAGGTCGCTTATATTGGTGATGACCTGATTGATTGGCCAGTGATGGCACAAGTGGGACTATCTGTCGCAGTGGCGGATGCTCATCCGATACTGCTTCCCAAAGCGCATTATGTGACGAAAATCAATGGCGGGCGCGGTGCAGTACGCGAGATATGTGATTTGATATTATTGGCCCAAGATAAACTCGACGGTGCCAAAGGATTGTCGATATGAGTAAAACAAGACTGTGGATAACCCTATCTCTGGCATTGATTGCTTTGGCATTGATTGGCTGGAATATGTCCGGTTTTAATCAGCAGGACACGCCAGTTGTGGCTGATAATAATGAGCCCTCTTCCCAAAGCCAACATACGGTGACAGTGGTTTTTAATCCGGTCGGGCAACTGAATTATAAATTGGTCGCGGAAGACGTTCAGAACTTCAGCGCTCAAGAGCTAACTTGGTTTACCAAGCCAGTCATGACCCTGTTTGGCGAGAATGCAGTGGCAACCTGGACAGTTCGGGCAGACCGCGCCAAGCTGACCAATGATAAAATGCTCTATTTGTATGGTCATGTTGAGGTCGATAGCCTGACCCCAGATGCACAGTTACAAAAAATTAAAACGGATAACGCCCAGGTTAATTTGATCACTCAGGATGTATCCTCAGACGATGAAGTTACCCTCTTTGGTGTTGGATTCACATCTAACGGCATGAAAATGCGTGGGAACTTGCGGGACAAAACCGCCGAGCTGATTGAAAAGGTTAAAACCTCTTATGAAATACAAAAATAAAATTCGCCCTCTTTTGCTTGCCAGCTCACTTTTGGCCGCAAGCCTACCTGCATTTGCATTAACGGGTGATACTGAGCAGCCCGTCAAGGTTGACTCCGCCAAACAAGCATTGGATATGGAGGCGAACACCATCACCTTTACTGATAATGTGATTATCAAACAAGGCACTATCGAGATTAAAGCGGATAAAGTGGTGGTGACCCGCCCTGGTGGCGATCAGAGCAAAATGGTTATCGAAGGCTATGGTAATCCGGTCACCTTCTACCAAATGCAAGACAGTGGTAAGCCCGTCAAAGGCCACGGTCAAAAATTGCGTTACGAAGTCGCGAATGATTTTGTGGTATTGACTGGCAATGCTTATCTAGAGCAACTTGATAGCAATATCAAAGGTGATCGCATCACTTATCTGGTGAAAAAACAGCAGATGGAAGCCTTCAGTGATAAAGGCAATCGCGTCACCACCGTATTATTACCGTCCCAATTACAAGACAAAGGGCCAGCAGCTTCAGGCCAAAAGAAGAGTAAGTAATCATTTATGGCAACATTAATCGCAGAAAAGCTGGCTAAGGCGTACAAAGGCCGTAAAGTGGTCGAAGACGTTAGCCTGAGTGTAAAGTCCGGTGAGATTGTGGGCCTGCTTGGGCCAAATGGTGCAGGTAAGACCACCACTTTTTATATGGTCGTCGGCATTGTCCAGCGTGACGCCGGGCGTATTGTGATTGATGACGAAGATATCAGCCTCTTGCCTCTCCATGAACGCGCCCGTCGCGGCATTGGTTATTTACCGCAAGAAGCCTCAATCTTCCGTCGCCTGAGTGTATTTAACAATCTGATGGCGGTACTGGAGATCCGTAAAGATCTCACCAATGAGCAGCGGCAGGAACGGGCTGAGGAGCTAATGGAAGAGTTCCATATCACCCATTTACGTGACAGTCTGGGGCAATCACTCTCTGGTGGCGAGCGCCGCCGTGTTGAGATTGCCCGTGCCTTGGCTGCAAATCCTAAGTTTATTCTGCTGGATGAGCCATTTGCTGGGGTTGACCCCATTTCTGTTATCGATATCAAAAAAATTATTGAACATCTGCGCGACAGTGGTTTGGGTGTATTGATTACCGACCACAACGTGCGTGAAACGTTAGACGTTTGTGAGCGGGCTTATATTGTAAGCCAAGGGCACTTAATCGCTCACGGCACACCACAGGAAATTTTGGCTGACGAACAAGTTAAGCGTGTTTATCTGGGTGAAGAGTTC comes from Yersinia mollaretii ATCC 43969 and encodes:
- the murA gene encoding UDP-N-acetylglucosamine 1-carboxyvinyltransferase encodes the protein MDKFRVQGRTRLSGEVTISGAKNAALPILFAALLAEEPVELQNVPKLKDIDTTIKLLGQLGTKIERDSSGSVFVDARDVNEFCAPYDLVKTMRASIWALGPLVARFGKGQVSLPGGCAIGARPVDLHITGLEQLGAEIKLEEGYVKASVNGRLKGAHIVMDKVSVGATVTIMSAATLAEGTTVIENAAREPEIVDTANFLNTLGAKISGAGSDRITIEGVARLGGGVYRVLPDRIETGTFLVAAAISGGKVVCRQTRPDTLDAVLAKLREAGADIEVGDDWISLDMHGQRPKAVTIRTAPHPGFPTDMQAQFSLLNLVAEGTGVITETIFENRFMHVPELIRMGAHAEIESNTVICYGVEQLSGAQVMATDLRASASLVLAGCIADGVTIVDRIYHIDRGYERIEDKLRALGAKIERVKGE
- the ibaG gene encoding BolA family iron metabolism protein IbaG: MDTNEIKEVLMRALALQEAHVTGDGSHFQVIAVGELFADMSRVKKQQAVYAPLMEYIADNRIHALSIKAYTPQEWQRDRKLNGF
- the mlaB gene encoding lipid asymmetry maintenance protein MlaB, whose amino-acid sequence is MANELSWQSQQETLVLQGELDRETLLPLWQQREALLADKTHIDVSQLQRVDSSGLALLVHFRELRSQQGVSLTIIGVSDRLSTLIELYNLRDIIPVETAST
- the mlaC gene encoding phospholipid-binding protein MlaC, which gives rise to MFKRLLMVALLVVAPLANAVDQTNPYRLMDEAAQRTFTRLKTEQPKIKQNPDYLRTIVREELLPFVQIKYAGALVLGSYYKAATPAQREAYFNAFGQYLEQAYGQALALYHGQTYDVAPDQPLGDANIVAIRVTILDPNGRPPVRLDFQWRKNSQTGNWQAYDMIAEGVSMISTKQNEWASILRQKGVDGLTQQLLMAAKQPITLDKQ
- the mlaD gene encoding outer membrane lipid asymmetry maintenance protein MlaD, encoding MQTKRSEVWVGAFILIAILAVIFLCLQVADIKSVGNQPTYRIYANFDNIGGLKTNSPVKIGGVVVGRVAYITLDTQNYSPRVAIDIQQRYNHIPDTSSLAVRTSGLLGEQFLALNVGFEDPDMGTSILKDGGVIQDTKSALVLEDLIGQFLYKSGGDGNSGAPASDSVAPTTGAPISAGATTSAGATTSAGAPTPTANGSSPATQHP
- the mlaE gene encoding lipid asymmetry maintenance ABC transporter permease subunit MlaE produces the protein MLVQALASLGRRGINVCASFGRAGLMLFNALVGRPEPRKQWPLLVKQLYSVGVQSLLIIVVSGLFIGMVLGLQGFLILTTYSAEASLGMMVSLSLLRELGPVVTALLFAGRAGSALTAEIGLMKATEQISSLEMMAIDPLRRVVAPRFWAGLISMPLLTAIFVAVGIWGGSVVGVDWKGIDGGFFWSAMQNAVEWRTDLLNCLIKSLVFAITVTWIALFNGYDAIPTSEGISRATTRTVVHSSLAVLGLDFVLTALMFGN
- the mlaF gene encoding phospholipid ABC transporter ATP-binding protein MlaF; its protein translation is MKQKASNLIEIHGMSFTRGERPIFADINMTVPRGKVTAIMGPSGIGKTTLLRLIGGQLAPDAGEIWFDGDNIPALSRQRLYDVRKKMSMLFQSGALFTDLTVFENVAFPLREHSRLPEELLHSTVMMKLEAVGLRGAANLMPAELSGGMARRAALARAIALDPELIMFDEPFVGQDPITMGVLVKLIDELNHALGVTCVVVSHDVPEVLSIADYAYIVADQHVIAEGTPEQLQANDDMRVRQFLDGIADGPVPFRFPAGDYKTELLG
- a CDS encoding calcium/sodium antiporter — its product is MFLAITLLIIGLVLLVYGADRLVYGAAVLSRSFGVPPLIIGMTIVGIGTSLPELIVSVTAALNNQTDMAVGNVLGSNITNLLLIVGGAALIRPLTVRSEILRRELPLMLVVTVLCGFLLADNHLSRGDGIILLLAAVAFIVLMLKIARLAHAEGNDILTREQLAELPQDSSTTVALLWLVLAFIILPLSAKMIIDNATVIARVAGVSELVIGLTVIAIGTSLPELATFIAGALKGEDDMAVGNIIGSNIFNIVIVLGVPALLSPGDINPDAFQRDYWVMLGVSVIFTILCLGRKHRIGHLAGALLLCGFIAYLAVLFFAPFSVA
- the kdsD gene encoding arabinose-5-phosphate isomerase KdsD — its product is MSSFDSQPRMDFQQAGKQVLHIEREGLAQLDQYINDDFSSACEAIFNCHGKVVVMGMGKSGHIGCKIAATFASTGTPAFSVHPAEASHGDLGMVTPQDIVLAISNSGESNEILALIPVLKRQKIKLICMSNNPESTMGKAADIHLCIKVPQEACPLGLAPTTSTTATLVMGDALAVALLKARGFTQEDFALSHPGGALGRKLLLRISDIMHTGAEIPHVSPDASLRDALLEITRKNLGLTVICDDLMMIKGIFTDGDLRRVFDMGIDLNHAKIADVMTSGGIRVRPTMLAVDALNLMESRHITAVLVADGEQLLGVVHMHDMLRAGVV
- the kdsC gene encoding 3-deoxy-manno-octulosonate-8-phosphatase KdsC — its product is MNSTVYLDTCYGPVADSVIQRAANIRLLICDVDGVMSDGLIYMGNQGEELKAFNVRDGYGIRCLITSGIEVAIITGRCAKLLEDRANTLGITHLYQGQSDKLVAYHELLLALNCQPEQVAYIGDDLIDWPVMAQVGLSVAVADAHPILLPKAHYVTKINGGRGAVREICDLILLAQDKLDGAKGLSI
- the lptC gene encoding LPS export ABC transporter periplasmic protein LptC produces the protein MSKTRLWITLSLALIALALIGWNMSGFNQQDTPVVADNNEPSSQSQHTVTVVFNPVGQLNYKLVAEDVQNFSAQELTWFTKPVMTLFGENAVATWTVRADRAKLTNDKMLYLYGHVEVDSLTPDAQLQKIKTDNAQVNLITQDVSSDDEVTLFGVGFTSNGMKMRGNLRDKTAELIEKVKTSYEIQK
- the lptA gene encoding lipopolysaccharide ABC transporter substrate-binding protein LptA; protein product: MKYKNKIRPLLLASSLLAASLPAFALTGDTEQPVKVDSAKQALDMEANTITFTDNVIIKQGTIEIKADKVVVTRPGGDQSKMVIEGYGNPVTFYQMQDSGKPVKGHGQKLRYEVANDFVVLTGNAYLEQLDSNIKGDRITYLVKKQQMEAFSDKGNRVTTVLLPSQLQDKGPAASGQKKSK
- the lptB gene encoding LPS export ABC transporter ATP-binding protein, which translates into the protein MATLIAEKLAKAYKGRKVVEDVSLSVKSGEIVGLLGPNGAGKTTTFYMVVGIVQRDAGRIVIDDEDISLLPLHERARRGIGYLPQEASIFRRLSVFNNLMAVLEIRKDLTNEQRQERAEELMEEFHITHLRDSLGQSLSGGERRRVEIARALAANPKFILLDEPFAGVDPISVIDIKKIIEHLRDSGLGVLITDHNVRETLDVCERAYIVSQGHLIAHGTPQEILADEQVKRVYLGEEFRL